AGCGCAGGTGGAGAAGGCCTTGCTCCTGCCCGCGGCCGAGCGGATTCTGAGGACGGCCGCGATAATGAATCCGTAGGAGAGCAGGATCAGCAGGAAGGGGATCAAGAGGATGAGCGTGCAGACGAGGAAGACAGCAATCTCATTGGCTCGAGTGTCCGAGCAGGCCAGGAAGAGCACGGCGGGGATGTCACAGAAGAAATGATTGATCTCGTGGGACTGACAAAAGGGCAGGAGGAATATCAGCGTGGTCAATGTGAGGGAGAGCGCAAAGCTGCCAATGCACGCCAGAGCCAGCATCTGCAGGCAGAGGGTCCTGGTGATGAGGAGTGTGTAGTGAAggggcttgcagatggccacaaAGCGGTCGTAGGCCATCACGGCCAGGAAGAAGCACTCTGCCCCGCCCAGGGCAACGAAGAAGTGCATTTGCAGGGCACAGCCCAGAAAGGGCATCCACTGGTTCCTGGACAGGAAATTGGCCAGCATGTTGGGGACAATAACCAATGTACAGCAAATCTCAACGGTGGACAGGTTTCGGAGGAAGAAATACATGGGGGTCTGCAGGCAGGAGTCAATGAGGGTGAGGAGCACAATAGTTGTGTGCCCCGCCAGGGTGACAAGATGCATGATTAGAAACAGTCCAAAAAAGAAGATTTGCAGTTCCGCCAGGTCCCCGAAGCCCAAGATAACAAACTCAGAGCTTAAGGTGTGGTTTTTCTGCAATCGGTTAATCCTACAGGCTGCCTTGTAGAACTGGGTTACAGggtttaggttttgttttgttttgtttttccagcaATTCTCCAAGTCATGAGAAGCCCTGAAGCCCTTTCCAGGAATGGGAGTGCAGCCAGCTCTCGCAGCCCTCCAACCCTCTTTTCCAGGCTTAGCCCTGGGTTTCACTCCACCAGCTTTTCGAATTCTGCTCTCTGTTCACTGAAAATGAAGAACTGCTTATGGGATGCCACATCAGTTCACCTGCTGAATTATTATCAAAATGAACCCAGATGAGCAAATTCTAAACACGAAGTTGTTTTTCCCAGATGCTAAAGACAGTCTTTCTGTCAGCGCTGTTCTATGGTTTCAAGACTTTTctggggcgggggcagggggcTGAGCTCGAGGTACTAAGTAGGTTTAGACACAGTCACCGGGCTGTAGGGAATTGCCGTAGGGTGTGGACACTCCTGGCTTTGTGCGTCAGCCACTTTGTCCTTCCCTGACTACCACCTCCAAACTCCCAGGGTTCCAGCAGCCGACTGTGAGCAGGACGCTAGAGCCCAGGACGCTAGAGCCCAGGATGCTAGAGCCCAGGACGCTAGAGCACAGGACGCTAGAGCCCAGGACACTAGAGCGGAAGGGGCCCAACCCACCTCGGATCTGCTGCCTCTCTGGCATCCCCAGTCGATTGGGTGATTTATCTCTGAGCCCTGTAATTCTTTGTTTACTTCTCTGTCTACTGCAACAGCCTATGAGCTCCATGACGGCAGGCACAGTGTGTTAATGGGGCCTCTCAAACCACGGCTGGCACAGATTAGGAgtgtcaataaatgtttgttggctgGCCTGAAGGTGGCtgatggttgtaatcccagcactttgggaggctgaggcagaaggattgtttgaggccatgagttcgagagcagcctgcacaacagagtgagaccccatctctaccaaaaaaaaattgttttaagttagccgggcatggtggcatgcgcctgtggtcccagctactgaggagactgaggcaggaggatcatttgagcccaggaggtggaggctgcagtgagctatggtcgtaccactgtactacagcctgggcgacagagccagaccccatctctcaataaataaataaataatataaaagaataagtgtttgttgaatgaatgtctgtttctcatttctgcattttctacaGTTAGTGCGGGGTCAGGCATAGAGTGAGAAGAGCAGAGGGCAAAGGGCGAGCCAGGTCGCCGAGTGGGAGCGACGGGGACAGAGTTAGGAGAGGGTCAGGGGGGGAATGGTCTCAGGACAACAGGGGCTCAAGCACCCGGTGTGGGACCACACCCTTGGCTGGTCTGTTTCCCTGGAGTCTATCGGGGAGGCGTTTGTTTCCTCCTTCCCTTGGCAGGACCTGGTGTTTCGCCTGCCATTTCTCCCCGTGCGTCCCTCCATCCCAGCAATCTTAAAAGATTCTCGAGATTCAGCAAAGTAAGAATCAAGGAGAGTCCAGTGCCGGTGGAGCTGTCAACTACAGGAGCCATTTCTACTGGGACCACTGAGGCGCAAAGTGGGTTCAGCAAAAGCCAAAAACCCATTTTAATCGTGGTTTTGCTCAGCATAGGTGGTGACTGTGATTCCAGCTTTCCAGCCGCTTTCACGTTGCACTGAGGATTACTCGGTTGTTTCACTCACCTGAAGGGCACCTGGAGTCTTTGAGCCGGACAGGTCCCCAGAGGGCCACGTGCCCACTCCTCGCCTTAGAACACAGGGTCAGGAAACCTTCTTCCCTGGATGACCCACCTCCTGCTCCTGCCCCCGTCCCTGGCTTCTGCCCCAGGTCCCCTGTCCGGACGGAGCCCAGCCCAGCTCGGGCTTCCCCTCTGGCATCTCCTCTCGCTGTGGTCACAGGAGCCCAGGCTGGAAGGACAGGCAGAGGGCAGGGTGACCGGCCTCCCTCCAGACAGGGGTTCCCTCCAGAGAGGGCCCAGCCCCCTCCTGCGACCCAGCCCAGCCTCCCGCAGTCCCTCCATGGTCCCTGGCCGGCCCTCCCTGCGGGTAGGCGAGAACCTGCTTTCTGAGTTCATGTCTGTCTTCCTTGGACTCGTGCTCTTGCCTGTAGCTTTGCCACATCAAATTATGTCCACTCTTTTCTCCCATGACAGCGCTGCAGAGACGTGGGGCGTGCTTTGTTTCCTTTGAGCCCTTAACCttgaaaacacagaaagacacaAAAAGGAAGGTAAAAGTCACACGTCGTGCAAACACTTGAAAAGTAAGACGTGAAAGTCAGAGTGAAGGTTCCTGCTTCTTCTGTCTTTCCCCACTCTCCAGAGAGAACCATTCTTAGCTGCCAGGGACATTTTCTTCCGTGCTCGGTGCCATGCACGCAAACACGCACTCACACACtcgcacacacgcgcacacacggGTTcccacacacgcacgcacacacacatacacacacgtgcatgtgcaCAAACACCCCACTCACCCACTGCAAACATTCAATGGGATCATAGTCTACAAACTTCCCACCCTTATTGTAGTGATTTAATTTGTCACTTAACGAAATGTCTGGGAGCGGTTTTCAGTCAGCACTTACTGGCTTACTTCATTCTTTGTAGCTGCTGCATTCCACAGTATGAATGCGCTCTAATTTAACTAATTGTAGACTAATATTAATAACAGAAAGTAATAACAcacataagcaaaaataaaatctaactaaaataaatcataatttcATCAGACTTTGAGTACCTTGCTGTTGAAGTGGCTTCTGGCGTttattttttaccacagcccATGGCACCGAGCGCATCCTGGCATAGAGCATGGCATACCTGGCTTTTCTCACTCCCCTGAGCACTCCTGGAGAGGAGGCCTGGGGTGACCTGGGAGGGGCAGAAATCCGGAGAGCAGCCCCGTCTGGGAGACTCTTCCGTTGAGAACCGTCTGCTATCAGTGAGAAGAGTCCATCCTCGGGTGAACAGTGGCGGGGCCCAGTGGCTTCCTGGAGCTCAGACGGTGGCTTTCCAGCCTGTCTGGACCACGGGGAGCAGCCCTCAGAAGGATTTGCTGGCAGCTCTTAGAAAGGGAGTGTCCTTCGAGGAGTCGCCAAGGTCTGCAACTTGCCTTAAATAGCGGCGAAGGCGGGACTCGGGAAGTCCCAGGAGAGGCCAGGAAGGCGCTGGCCAGCCACCGTACTGGGACTCACCCACTGAGGGGAGTGACTTCCCCAGGTCACTCAGTTCCTCAGGTTCCCAGTGGAACCCAAATCCCGACCACTTGTGTCTTATGTGCCAACCCTAGAGATGGCATAGGTCTGGGCGATGTTGCTTCAGTCAGATCTGCTGAAAAGGCAGCCCCTGCTGTGCAATTACCAGCGTGTGAATGGACCTCAGGCTGACTCCAGAGGCCAGAAATGCAGAGGGTTGGCTTGGGTGGAGTCCCGTGCCCACGCGTTGCTAGAGAGATGCATAAAGTGGGCAACGGGGCTTGAGATTGGTGGCCTTTGAGACACcgctcccccgccccccccccatacacacgcacacacacaaactgcaCTGGGATTCTGTGCTTCTCTGTAATAACTCGGAGGGGACATTCTTCGGGCTCTCAAGGCCTCCACATTTAATCTGCAAAACCACAGTCATCAAAGTGAGTGAGTCATCTTCATGGAGTGAGGTGGGGAATCAGAGTCAGAGAACCCGAGAATGCTACCACTCAGCTGACCTAACCTTCCACCTAACCCCATCATCACCCCAGGTGAGTGTAGCCACATCCCAATGACTCCTAACTGGGGTGCAGCCCAACGTCCAGCCTGCACCACGGTCACCCTCTCAGTAGAGCAGGACCGAGGTCACCGCTGCCCAGCCCAGTCAGGGTGCTCCATTTTCCCCTGCCTGCCAGCCACAGCCACTCTAGGCTGCCAACCCCGCGTCTGCCACCACTGCCCTTTCCAGGTATACCAGTGCACAGGCCAATGCCACTGCCACGCCTCGGAAGCTTCCAGTCCTTGGAGGGCCAGCTCGGCTTCTTACTGGAAACGACAAAACAGGAAACAGGACCCCCAAACAGCCCTGTCTGAGCTTAGAATCACACACTCTCCCCCTCGAACCACTCCAGtagcttctgcctctgcctccatccCCAAAGGGGCTCCCAACATCGCACAGTGGCACGTTTCCAGCCCCTCCACCTTgctcttcccccttcctcctctcgGGCACCCATCTCATCTCAGCCACAGTTGCTGAAACAGAGCTCTTCTGCTTATAATGGAGGCTCAGGCCATGGAAACCCTATTGTTCTCAGCACCCAGGGAACAGGCTTTGGGAGGTGCCCTACGAGGGATCTTGCCTTGCAAGTGGGAAGCATGCGGGACTGTTCCGGAGTTGCCGAGACTTCCTGAACTGAGCCGGCCAACAGCAGAAACCCAAGGACACTGTGGGAGACAGCTGGCCCAGAAGCCCAGGTGGCATTGACCTGTGCACTGGTATACCTGGAAAGGGCAGTGGTGGTGGACGTGGGGTTGGCAGTCTAGAGTGGCTGCGGCCGGCAAGCAGGGAATGACGGAGCGCCCTGAGAGTGCCTGCTCAGGGAGACCTTGGGGCACCTTCGGCAGGCAGCTTTCCGGCTAGGATTGCCTCGGCATAGGGCCCTGAGGGAGGAATGGAAAGGGAAGAAGATTCCAATAGAAActgaacattttgaaagaaaggCGCTGCAAATGACCCCTCAGTAACTGTGGCTGTTACCTTTGCAAATTTCTAGACATCCTAAAGCAGCAATAGCTCAGGTACCACAGCTCTGAAAATTACCCAGACTTTCTGCACCTCCCCCAACTTAGATATCAGTTAGAGATCACCAATTCTGATAGGGTTTGGGACAACGTGGGACTGAGTTCTGGGAACATAATTCTACTGGGAAGGGACACTGGCTTGTCTTCTACATTTGGTGGCTGTAAGGCTGGGGCTAGATATTCCTGTGCATCCTATGAACTCTTTAAAGGGGAAAGTGACAGTGAGTTGGCATTTAAATAACCCAACTGCCGAGGCACTGAATAAACAGCACCCATTCCTGTGGATGGCGGTTTAGACTGCAGACCTCTGGGCCCACAAGCCATCAAGAGCATCTAGCTGAGTGGGAGCAGAGAGGAGGTTGGAGAGAGTGATTGGGGACTTCAGTTTCTTCCAACATCAGCTCACAAGATCAAAAGACTTTGGGGGGcaggggcctggggtggggggcagggctTTTCTCTAATGCCTTTGAGCTTCAGCTTGCCGggagatttaatttttatttcatcttctttttttgagaaagggtctggctctgtcagccaggctggagtgcactggcacaatcacagctcactgctgcttcgacctcccaggctccagcgatcctcccacctcagcctcccaagtagctgggactacaggtgaatgccCAGCTtgttgggagaaaagctgagtgttgggagagaagctgaggcagggcttccatgtctgacataatgtaaaagtcttggaacatgtccggggtccagggtctaaaaccccttgtggcctttggaacacca
This genomic stretch from Chlorocebus sabaeus isolate Y175 chromosome X, mChlSab1.0.hap1, whole genome shotgun sequence harbors:
- the LOC140710716 gene encoding olfactory receptor 10Q1-like, with amino-acid sequence MHLVTLAGHTTIVLLTLIDSCLQTPMYFFLRNLSTVEICCTLVIVPNMLANFLSRNQWMPFLGCALQMHFFVALGGAECFFLAVMAYDRFVAICKPLHYTLLITRTLCLQMLALACIGSFALSLTLTTLIFLLPFCQSHEINHFFCDIPAVLFLACSDTRANEIAVFLVCTLILLIPFLLILLSYGFIIAAVLRIRSAAGRSKAFSTCAGHLLVSLPHYGCAVFIYIRPKSCYAPDQDKIVSLIYTNVTPMLYPMIYSLRNKEVKGALGRLLHSHSP